Proteins from a genomic interval of Microbacterium phyllosphaerae:
- the efeB gene encoding iron uptake transporter deferrochelatase/peroxidase subunit: protein MVADSVTGEAAAANPAAGLSRRGLLGLAIGGGVASLAVGMGAGLAGGVALGRTRAHAEAEHAYDFFGAHQAGITTPVQEHLHFASFDMMPRTDRDDLVSLLQDWTYAASRMSQGLEVSATGAVGGDAEVPPDDTGEALGLPAAGLTITIGFGPTLFENEDGDRYGIAERRPAALVRLPAFLGDDLDPQTSHGDLCIQACADDPQVAVHAIRNLSRIAFGRAKLRWSQLGFGKTSRTTSGQATPRNLFGFKDGTANILADDSAALDENVWVAPSDEPAWMAGGSYLVARKIAMLIETWDRVRLSEQDAIIGRDKGEGAPLSGGDEFAAPDFGTSAIDADAHVRLAHPSQNDGIRILRRGFNYVNGNNDLGRLDAGLFFLSYQRDPAQFITLQRRLSTDRMNEYIRHVGSGIWAIPAGATPGSYVGVGLFA, encoded by the coding sequence ATGGTCGCCGACTCCGTGACGGGGGAGGCGGCCGCGGCGAACCCTGCCGCTGGTCTCAGCCGGCGAGGACTCCTCGGTCTCGCGATCGGCGGGGGAGTGGCTTCGCTCGCGGTCGGCATGGGCGCAGGCCTCGCCGGCGGGGTCGCACTCGGCCGGACCAGGGCTCACGCCGAGGCCGAGCACGCCTACGACTTCTTCGGTGCGCATCAGGCCGGGATCACCACCCCCGTCCAGGAGCACCTGCACTTCGCCTCGTTCGACATGATGCCCCGCACCGACCGCGACGACCTGGTCAGCCTGCTGCAGGATTGGACCTACGCCGCCTCTCGGATGTCCCAGGGGCTCGAGGTGAGCGCGACCGGCGCGGTCGGCGGCGATGCGGAGGTCCCGCCGGATGACACCGGAGAGGCGCTCGGGCTTCCTGCGGCGGGTCTCACGATCACGATCGGCTTCGGTCCGACCCTGTTCGAGAACGAGGACGGCGACCGGTACGGCATCGCGGAGCGACGCCCGGCCGCCCTCGTGCGCCTTCCCGCCTTCCTCGGTGACGACCTCGACCCGCAGACGTCCCACGGTGATCTCTGCATCCAAGCCTGCGCGGATGACCCTCAGGTCGCCGTTCATGCGATCCGCAATCTCAGCCGAATCGCCTTCGGGCGCGCGAAGCTGCGCTGGTCGCAGCTCGGCTTCGGCAAGACCTCCCGCACGACATCCGGTCAGGCGACCCCGCGGAACCTCTTCGGATTCAAGGACGGCACCGCGAACATCCTCGCCGACGACTCCGCCGCTCTCGACGAGAACGTCTGGGTGGCGCCATCCGACGAGCCCGCATGGATGGCGGGCGGCTCGTACCTGGTTGCCCGCAAGATCGCGATGCTGATCGAGACGTGGGATCGCGTGCGGCTCTCCGAACAGGATGCGATCATCGGGCGCGACAAGGGCGAGGGCGCCCCGTTGTCGGGCGGTGACGAGTTCGCCGCACCCGACTTCGGCACCTCGGCCATCGACGCCGACGCGCACGTGCGGTTGGCGCACCCGAGCCAGAACGACGGCATCCGCATCCTCCGCCGCGGGTTCAACTACGTCAACGGCAACAACGACCTCGGACGTCTCGACGCCGGGCTCTTCTTCCTCTCGTATCAGCGCGATCCCGCGCAGTTCATCACCCTGCAGCGACGGCTGTCCACCGATCGCATGAACGAGTACATCAGGCATGTCGGCTCGGGGATCTGGGCGATCCCCGCAGGTGCGACACCGGGGTCATACGTCGGGGTCGGTCTCTTCGCCTGA
- a CDS encoding serine hydrolase domain-containing protein, which yields MTRAQQIRDRIVEHVDESGFGAHGLHVRVGGDVAEHRWTPDVREEIHSVAKGICVLAVGLAADEGLIEPDAPVTQYLPEFTVGDGVDQVTLRHLLSMSSGIDLPWSETLMTDWPDLAREFLSRPSRGRVFQYSNASTYTAMTVLAARVGDVVEFLRPRLLGPLGIDDIEWERCPRGRIVAGSGIALRTEELARLGHLIRDRGEWEGRHLVPASVIDAMHSDWVVAGANPGYERYAMSGWDGPGPSWRLHGAYGQLLIFRDDAVVTITADDHFGADAVAAFAVDTLDT from the coding sequence ATGACGCGAGCCCAGCAGATCCGCGACCGCATCGTGGAGCACGTCGACGAATCGGGATTCGGCGCCCACGGACTCCACGTCCGTGTCGGCGGCGATGTCGCCGAACATCGGTGGACGCCCGACGTCCGCGAGGAGATCCACTCGGTCGCGAAGGGCATCTGCGTGCTCGCCGTCGGGCTCGCCGCCGACGAAGGCCTGATCGAACCGGACGCACCGGTGACGCAGTACCTGCCGGAGTTCACGGTCGGCGACGGCGTCGATCAGGTCACGCTCCGGCACCTGCTGTCCATGTCGAGCGGCATCGACCTCCCCTGGTCCGAGACCCTGATGACGGATTGGCCCGATCTGGCGAGGGAGTTCCTCTCACGCCCGTCGCGCGGGCGGGTGTTCCAGTACTCCAACGCCAGCACCTACACGGCGATGACCGTGCTCGCGGCGAGGGTCGGCGACGTCGTCGAGTTCCTCCGCCCGCGGCTGCTCGGCCCGCTCGGCATCGACGACATCGAGTGGGAGCGCTGCCCCCGGGGACGCATCGTCGCCGGGAGCGGCATCGCCCTGCGCACGGAGGAGCTCGCACGCCTCGGACACCTCATCCGCGACCGCGGCGAGTGGGAGGGACGACACCTCGTGCCGGCCTCAGTGATCGACGCGATGCACTCCGACTGGGTGGTGGCGGGCGCGAATCCCGGCTATGAGCGCTACGCGATGTCGGGCTGGGACGGCCCCGGCCCGAGCTGGCGTCTGCACGGCGCCTATGGGCAGCTGCTGATCTTCCGTGACGACGCGGTCGTGACCATCACGGCTGACGACCATTTCGGCGCGGACGCCGTGGCCGCATTCGCGGTCGACACCCTCGACACCTGA
- a CDS encoding acyltransferase family protein: protein MHSAGADTTNPATGSVQKPRRRVPFWDNARYACIVLVVLGHAIQRLTYDSDIALAAYLALYAFHMPAFAIISGYFSKSGSPTRVQMARVITDILLPYFIFEFLWTLTKFLVEGHADPNFTKPSWTLWFLLALGIFRLVLPYLALLRWPLLWTVIISIGVGYLPNVDSTFSLSRTLGLLPFFTLGWWLRERDIVSRLRLLDVRPWWIRLASVVVLAVAGFAAWNWIDVWKEIDLGHWLFYEDAYADLGGEQWWAGGVRIALMLLAVVLSAAFFTLIPRGTYWWTRFGQYTMYVFLLHSFVLYPFRESGVLRDLDPTWLWLPLVTLLSVALALALATKPVRWVFRPLVEPRPRWLFRDPDLAGREGHRSDPTGSRRPRPPHAPVEPRR, encoded by the coding sequence ATGCACAGTGCCGGAGCCGATACGACGAACCCCGCCACCGGATCCGTCCAGAAGCCCCGCAGACGCGTCCCGTTCTGGGACAACGCGCGGTACGCCTGCATCGTCCTCGTCGTCCTCGGACACGCGATTCAACGCCTCACCTACGACTCCGACATCGCACTCGCGGCGTATCTCGCGCTGTACGCCTTCCACATGCCTGCGTTCGCGATCATCTCGGGGTACTTCTCGAAGTCGGGCTCGCCGACCCGCGTGCAGATGGCTCGCGTGATCACCGACATCCTTCTCCCGTATTTCATCTTCGAATTCCTCTGGACCCTGACGAAGTTCCTCGTCGAGGGACACGCAGATCCGAACTTCACCAAGCCGTCCTGGACGCTGTGGTTCCTCCTGGCTCTCGGCATCTTCCGTCTCGTGCTCCCCTACCTCGCCCTGCTGCGATGGCCGTTGCTGTGGACCGTCATCATCTCCATCGGCGTCGGCTACCTCCCCAACGTCGACAGCACGTTCTCCCTGTCCCGCACGCTCGGCCTGCTGCCGTTCTTCACTCTGGGCTGGTGGCTGCGCGAGCGCGACATCGTGTCTCGCCTGCGCCTTCTGGACGTCCGCCCCTGGTGGATCCGTCTCGCGAGCGTCGTGGTCCTCGCAGTCGCTGGCTTCGCCGCCTGGAACTGGATCGACGTGTGGAAGGAGATCGATCTCGGCCACTGGCTGTTCTACGAGGACGCCTACGCCGATCTCGGCGGAGAGCAGTGGTGGGCCGGCGGCGTGCGCATCGCACTGATGCTGCTCGCCGTGGTGCTGAGTGCGGCGTTCTTCACGCTGATCCCCCGAGGGACATACTGGTGGACGCGGTTCGGCCAGTACACGATGTACGTGTTCCTCCTGCACTCGTTCGTCCTGTACCCCTTCCGCGAGTCCGGCGTCCTGCGCGATCTCGACCCGACCTGGCTGTGGTTGCCTCTGGTGACACTGCTCTCGGTCGCACTGGCACTCGCACTCGCGACGAAACCGGTGCGGTGGGTGTTCCGACCGCTCGTCGAACCGCGCCCCCGCTGGCTCTTCAGAGACCCTGATCTCGCCGGCCGCGAGGGGCACCGCAGCGATCCCACCGGATCCCGCAGGCCTCGCCCTCCGCACGCACCGGTCGAACCGCGCCGATGA
- a CDS encoding LLM class flavin-dependent oxidoreductase, with product MSEQAGVPVQFGIMSVSDITRDPTTGVTPSEQERIKATLAIAKHSEEVGLDVFAIGEHHNPPFWSSSPTTFLAALAAQTERLIVSTSTTLITTNDPVRIAEEYAMLQHVSDGRMDLMLGRGNTGPVYPWFGKDIRQGLPLAIENYALLHKLWREDVVDWEGKFRTPLQGFTSTPRPLDGVAPFVWHGSIRTPEIAEQAAYYGDGFFANNIFWPKEHYQRLIELYRQRYAHYGHGTPEQAIVGLGGQVFMAAKSQDAVNRFRPYFDNAPVYGHGPSMEDFTEMTPLTVGSPQQVIDRYAAMREHYGDYQRQLFLIDHAGLPLKTVLEQLDILGSEVVPVLRKELAKDRPATVPDAPTHAARVKAEFGDGPTRQARPGANRGDNLTADSPYQDTPAPAGAAFGLSRKEA from the coding sequence ATGAGTGAGCAGGCAGGCGTCCCGGTGCAGTTCGGCATCATGTCGGTCAGCGACATCACCCGCGACCCCACCACCGGTGTCACGCCGAGTGAGCAGGAGCGGATCAAGGCCACCCTGGCGATCGCCAAGCACAGTGAAGAGGTCGGTCTCGACGTCTTCGCGATCGGCGAGCACCACAACCCTCCGTTCTGGTCCTCGAGCCCCACGACGTTCCTCGCCGCACTCGCCGCCCAGACCGAGCGGCTCATCGTGTCGACGTCGACGACGCTCATCACGACCAACGACCCTGTGCGCATCGCCGAGGAGTACGCGATGCTGCAGCACGTGTCCGACGGCCGAATGGACCTCATGCTCGGCCGCGGCAACACCGGACCGGTCTACCCGTGGTTCGGCAAGGACATCCGTCAGGGCCTCCCGCTCGCGATCGAGAACTACGCCCTGCTGCACAAGCTGTGGCGTGAGGATGTCGTCGACTGGGAGGGCAAGTTCCGCACCCCGCTGCAGGGCTTCACCTCGACTCCCCGTCCGCTCGACGGCGTCGCTCCGTTCGTCTGGCACGGCTCCATCCGTACGCCCGAGATCGCCGAACAGGCCGCCTACTACGGCGACGGCTTCTTCGCGAACAACATCTTCTGGCCGAAGGAGCACTACCAGCGTCTGATCGAGCTGTACCGCCAGCGCTACGCCCACTACGGACACGGCACGCCGGAGCAGGCGATCGTCGGTCTCGGCGGGCAGGTGTTCATGGCGGCGAAGTCGCAGGATGCGGTGAATCGGTTCCGCCCGTACTTCGACAACGCCCCGGTCTACGGACATGGGCCGAGCATGGAGGACTTCACCGAGATGACCCCGCTCACGGTCGGGTCGCCTCAGCAGGTCATCGACCGCTACGCCGCGATGCGCGAGCACTACGGGGACTACCAGCGCCAGCTGTTCCTGATCGATCACGCGGGTCTGCCCCTGAAGACGGTCCTCGAGCAGCTCGACATCCTCGGCTCCGAGGTCGTGCCGGTGCTCCGCAAGGAGCTGGCCAAGGATCGACCGGCGACCGTGCCGGACGCCCCGACGCACGCGGCCCGAGTGAAGGCGGAGTTCGGCGACGGGCCCACCCGTCAGGCGCGCCCGGGTGCGAACCGCGGCGACAACCTGACCGCGGACTCTCCGTACCAGGACACCCCGGCTCCGGCCGGTGCCGCCTTCGGACTCAGTCGGAAGGAGGCCTGA
- a CDS encoding FMN reductase: MATRRIAVVSAGLSNPSSTRMLADRLAAETVKALAAHDLDASVDVIELRDYAHDITNNLLTGFAPPALETAINTVVSADALIAVTPIFSTSYNGLFKSFIDVLDPDALTGKPVLIGANAGTARHSLAIDYAIRPLFAYLHAEAVSTGVFAASSDWGGAGDDVAPLAKRVEKGARELAEAIARRETAAVADPYDPATYLGEGRSFGHMLGGLAGE, encoded by the coding sequence ATGGCCACTCGTCGGATCGCCGTCGTCTCGGCGGGGCTCTCGAACCCCTCGTCGACGCGGATGCTCGCGGATCGTCTCGCGGCCGAGACCGTGAAGGCGCTCGCCGCTCACGACCTCGACGCCAGCGTCGACGTGATCGAGCTGCGCGATTACGCGCACGACATCACGAACAACCTGCTCACGGGGTTCGCGCCGCCGGCGCTGGAGACCGCGATCAACACCGTCGTGTCGGCGGATGCGCTGATCGCCGTCACGCCGATCTTCTCCACGAGCTACAACGGACTGTTCAAGTCGTTCATCGACGTGCTCGACCCGGACGCGCTCACCGGCAAACCGGTGCTGATCGGAGCGAACGCCGGCACTGCCCGGCACTCGCTCGCGATCGACTACGCGATCCGTCCGCTGTTCGCCTACCTGCACGCCGAGGCCGTCTCGACGGGTGTGTTCGCGGCGTCCAGCGATTGGGGCGGAGCCGGTGACGATGTGGCACCCCTCGCGAAGCGTGTCGAGAAGGGCGCCCGTGAGCTCGCTGAGGCGATCGCGCGTCGCGAGACGGCTGCGGTCGCGGATCCCTACGACCCGGCCACCTATCTCGGTGAAGGACGCTCGTTCGGGCACATGCTCGGCGGCCTCGCCGGAGAATGA
- a CDS encoding FAD-binding oxidoreductase: MALRSVLESARDALRGDLILPGDESFEAARRPWNLAIEQHPAGVAVPADLRDLRTLLHTARDAGVRLAVQPTGHGADGDLAEAVIVRMAAFDELSVDLGSGVVRVGSGVRWGAVVEALEGTGWVAPAGTSPVVAVAGYTLGGGHSWFSRTAGLGSDNLRAAWVPRGDGTHERIDDESDPELMWALRGAGGIVGIVTALEIDLVPAPTLWGTELAFDAADAGSVMRAVRDLSADAPTSLNVFVNSMRMPDTPQLPEEIRGRSFLTVQALSTVGAADDLIDRVRRAGTVRREVSGATSPKSVAAASGEPTEPTPGKGVSAALSSLDDTTIDDLFRFRGLPEQWPIMGIEIRMLGGAVDDPRRSGFATLQGVDWLLHALVPVFPGVPSEPGDASMSGFRDVLARAAAPQTVPTFLGPGETLERCGDPESIGRLREVRAAADPESLIHEGRLPR; the protein is encoded by the coding sequence ATGGCCCTTCGTTCTGTGCTCGAATCCGCGCGGGATGCCCTGCGCGGCGACCTCATCCTCCCCGGCGACGAATCCTTCGAAGCTGCTCGCCGTCCGTGGAACCTGGCGATCGAACAGCATCCGGCGGGCGTTGCGGTGCCGGCTGATCTGCGCGATCTGCGCACGCTTCTCCACACCGCGCGCGACGCGGGAGTGAGGCTCGCGGTGCAGCCCACCGGTCACGGAGCCGACGGAGACCTCGCCGAGGCCGTCATCGTCCGCATGGCCGCCTTCGACGAGCTCTCGGTCGACCTCGGATCCGGTGTCGTCCGGGTCGGCAGCGGAGTCCGGTGGGGTGCCGTCGTCGAGGCGCTCGAAGGAACCGGCTGGGTGGCTCCTGCCGGTACGAGCCCGGTCGTCGCCGTCGCGGGGTACACCCTGGGCGGCGGCCACTCCTGGTTCAGCCGCACGGCGGGACTGGGGTCCGACAACCTCAGGGCCGCGTGGGTGCCGCGCGGCGACGGAACCCACGAGCGGATCGATGACGAGAGCGACCCGGAGCTGATGTGGGCGCTTCGCGGCGCGGGCGGCATCGTCGGAATCGTGACGGCACTCGAGATCGACCTCGTGCCCGCGCCGACGCTGTGGGGCACCGAGCTCGCTTTCGACGCCGCAGACGCCGGGTCGGTGATGCGGGCTGTCCGAGACCTGTCCGCGGACGCCCCGACGTCGCTCAACGTGTTCGTGAACTCGATGCGCATGCCCGACACCCCGCAGCTGCCCGAGGAGATACGCGGACGCAGCTTCCTCACCGTGCAGGCGCTGTCCACGGTCGGGGCCGCTGACGACCTGATCGACCGCGTTCGGCGAGCCGGTACCGTTCGGCGTGAGGTCTCAGGGGCGACGTCACCGAAGTCCGTCGCCGCAGCGAGCGGCGAACCCACCGAGCCGACGCCGGGCAAGGGAGTGTCTGCCGCGCTCTCGTCGCTCGACGACACGACGATCGACGACCTCTTCCGCTTCCGCGGGCTGCCGGAGCAGTGGCCGATCATGGGCATCGAGATCCGGATGCTGGGTGGCGCGGTGGATGACCCGAGGCGATCGGGATTCGCGACGCTCCAGGGTGTCGATTGGCTGCTCCACGCGCTCGTGCCCGTCTTTCCGGGAGTGCCGAGCGAACCGGGTGACGCGAGCATGTCGGGTTTCCGAGACGTGTTGGCCCGGGCCGCCGCACCGCAGACGGTCCCGACCTTCCTCGGTCCGGGAGAGACTCTCGAGCGGTGCGGTGACCCAGAGTCGATCGGTCGTCTCCGCGAGGTCAGGGCTGCTGCAGATCCGGAATCGCTGATCCACGAGGGTCGGCTCCCGCGCTGA
- a CDS encoding response regulator, which yields MIRTLIVDDDALTLELHRSYLERIDGFVVGGECTGARAALRAVLEQPPEEPFDLVLLDITMPDGSGIDVLRGLRSRAAAVDVVAITGVRDAETVRQMAALGVYQYLVKPFPFAVFHERLTAYRTYREQARSTAGEATQAEIDALLGRTTGTIPIPKGLSAATLQKVTSELRSSGAAVSASEAAARLGMSRVSVRRYLEHLTDSGIITRSARYGARGRPETEYSWIRRAGGDD from the coding sequence GTGATCCGCACCCTGATCGTCGACGACGACGCTCTGACGCTCGAACTCCATCGCTCGTACCTCGAGAGGATCGACGGCTTCGTCGTCGGCGGCGAGTGCACCGGAGCCCGTGCCGCGCTCAGGGCGGTGCTCGAACAGCCACCCGAGGAGCCTTTCGATCTCGTCCTCCTCGACATCACGATGCCCGACGGCTCGGGCATCGACGTGCTCCGCGGGCTCCGTTCCCGCGCGGCGGCTGTGGACGTGGTCGCGATCACCGGTGTGCGCGATGCCGAGACCGTGCGGCAGATGGCCGCTCTCGGGGTGTACCAGTACCTCGTGAAGCCGTTCCCGTTCGCGGTGTTCCACGAGCGCCTGACCGCCTATCGAACGTATCGGGAGCAGGCGCGGTCGACGGCCGGCGAGGCGACCCAGGCGGAGATCGATGCGCTTCTCGGACGCACGACCGGGACGATCCCGATTCCCAAGGGACTGTCGGCGGCCACGCTGCAGAAGGTGACGTCCGAGCTGCGTTCCTCCGGCGCCGCGGTGTCGGCGAGCGAGGCGGCCGCGCGGCTCGGGATGTCGCGGGTGTCCGTGCGGAGGTACCTGGAGCATCTCACCGATTCGGGCATCATCACACGCAGCGCCCGGTACGGCGCACGTGGACGCCCCGAAACGGAGTACAGCTGGATCCGACGCGCTGGTGGAGACGACTGA
- a CDS encoding sensor histidine kinase, whose protein sequence is MSHARDTRSIASRVFLVLLAAAVVVGALVAVFLVVDAQRATHAEAERVTAATAATLASSPLVIDALASDEPGDATRVLEPYTLEVIADAGLDFVTIMTPDGTRLTHPDLDQIGGDYLGTIPDAPRTLTEVFTGTLGPSVRTIVPVVASGGELHGWVSSGVTIESISETLIRRLPLSIGITVGLVALGALGAWIARRFTRGIAGDLPPGKVRDAVSSYESLRTLGDALRAQTHEHGNRMHTAVALLELGRTDEAIEILTATSRQSQSLVDQVTARQARDPAVGALLLGKASQARERGIDWRVRIDPDTPASPLSPVDSVAVLGNLIDNAMDAAAAGTERWVEVVLRPSTGGGIILEVSDGGDGIPSELRQRVFAHGYSTKPAGAQGRGVGLALVEAVVVGAGGSVELTAHPTTFTVVLPPARGRRTP, encoded by the coding sequence ATGAGCCACGCCCGCGACACGAGGAGCATCGCTTCCCGGGTCTTCCTCGTGCTGTTGGCAGCAGCGGTCGTGGTGGGCGCCCTGGTGGCCGTCTTCCTCGTCGTGGATGCGCAGCGCGCCACCCATGCGGAAGCGGAGCGCGTGACCGCTGCCACAGCGGCGACGCTCGCCTCATCCCCACTCGTGATCGACGCGCTCGCGTCCGATGAGCCGGGCGACGCGACCCGAGTGCTCGAGCCGTACACGCTCGAGGTGATCGCGGACGCCGGTCTCGACTTCGTGACGATCATGACGCCCGACGGAACACGACTCACACACCCCGATCTCGATCAGATCGGCGGAGACTATCTCGGCACGATCCCCGACGCGCCGCGCACGCTCACCGAGGTCTTCACCGGCACCCTGGGCCCCTCGGTGCGGACCATCGTGCCCGTGGTCGCGTCCGGAGGCGAACTGCACGGCTGGGTGTCGTCCGGGGTCACGATCGAATCCATCTCCGAGACCCTGATCCGCCGCCTGCCGCTCTCGATCGGCATCACGGTCGGACTGGTCGCCCTGGGCGCTCTCGGTGCCTGGATCGCGCGTCGATTCACCCGGGGGATCGCCGGGGACCTGCCACCGGGGAAGGTACGTGACGCCGTGTCGTCGTACGAATCGCTGCGCACGCTCGGAGACGCGCTGCGCGCCCAGACGCACGAGCACGGCAATCGGATGCACACCGCCGTCGCGCTCCTCGAGCTGGGGCGCACCGACGAGGCGATCGAGATCCTGACCGCGACCTCGCGCCAGAGCCAGTCCCTCGTCGATCAGGTGACCGCACGGCAGGCCCGCGACCCTGCAGTGGGCGCGCTGTTGCTCGGCAAGGCGTCACAGGCCAGGGAGCGCGGAATCGACTGGCGGGTCCGCATCGACCCGGACACCCCCGCGTCACCCCTCTCCCCCGTCGACAGCGTCGCCGTGCTCGGCAACCTGATCGACAACGCCATGGATGCCGCAGCGGCGGGCACCGAGCGCTGGGTCGAGGTGGTGCTGCGGCCCTCGACGGGGGGCGGAATCATCCTGGAGGTGTCGGACGGCGGTGACGGCATCCCCTCCGAACTGCGCCAGCGCGTCTTCGCCCACGGGTACTCGACGAAACCGGCGGGCGCGCAGGGGCGAGGCGTCGGACTCGCCCTCGTGGAGGCGGTCGTCGTCGGGGCGGGCGGCTCCGTGGAGCTCACCGCTCATCCGACCACCTTCACCGTCGTCCTCCCACCGGCGAGAGGACGGAGGACACCGTGA
- a CDS encoding cation:dicarboxylate symporter family transporter: MAITTGFSLPGFHWRRGKQAWDRHTWLYVSVIIAVVLGAAVGLIWPEVGQSLEPIGKGFVSLIKMMIAPIIFCTIVVGVGSIAKAATVGKIGGLALLYFMVMSTFALAIGLVVGNIIHPGAGLDMANSSYDATDTEAKTTTEFILGIIPTTFFSAFTGESVLQVLFIALLVGFALQGLGEKGAPIMDAVKNLQKLVFRILGMILWLAPLGAFGAIAAVVGKTGIAAIWSLGVLMIAFYITCILFIVVVLGTLLYAVTRVNIFSLVKYLAREYLLIVGTSSSESALPRLIAKMEHIGVSKPVVGITVPTGYSFNLDGTAIYLTMASLFIATGMGQPMSIGEQIGLLVFMIIASKGAAGVTGAGLATLAGGLQAYRPDLVDGVGVIVGIDRFMSEGRALTNFTGNAVATLLIGTWTRQIDRDRVQQVLSGALPFEESQLDGVDEHGMADERDAVDVQGLKESALDEMAAKEERARLRATRN; the protein is encoded by the coding sequence ATGGCCATCACGACAGGGTTCTCGCTTCCCGGTTTCCACTGGCGGCGGGGCAAGCAGGCCTGGGACAGGCACACCTGGCTGTACGTGTCGGTGATCATCGCCGTCGTGCTCGGTGCGGCGGTCGGCCTGATCTGGCCGGAGGTGGGCCAGAGCCTCGAGCCGATCGGCAAGGGCTTCGTGTCGCTCATCAAGATGATGATCGCGCCGATCATCTTCTGCACGATCGTGGTCGGCGTCGGCTCGATCGCGAAAGCGGCGACGGTCGGCAAGATCGGCGGCCTGGCGCTGCTGTACTTCATGGTCATGTCCACGTTCGCGCTCGCGATCGGCCTGGTCGTCGGCAACATCATCCACCCGGGTGCCGGCCTCGACATGGCGAACTCGAGCTACGACGCGACCGACACCGAGGCCAAGACCACCACGGAGTTCATCCTCGGGATCATCCCCACGACCTTCTTCTCGGCGTTCACGGGCGAGAGCGTCCTGCAGGTGCTCTTCATCGCCCTGCTGGTGGGCTTCGCGCTCCAGGGACTCGGGGAGAAGGGCGCCCCGATCATGGATGCCGTCAAGAACCTGCAGAAGCTCGTGTTCCGCATCCTCGGCATGATCCTGTGGCTCGCGCCCCTCGGCGCCTTCGGAGCGATCGCGGCGGTGGTCGGCAAGACCGGCATCGCAGCCATCTGGAGCCTCGGCGTGCTCATGATCGCGTTCTACATCACGTGCATCCTCTTCATCGTGGTGGTGCTGGGAACCCTGCTGTACGCGGTCACCCGCGTCAACATCTTCAGCCTGGTCAAGTACCTCGCACGTGAGTACCTGTTGATCGTCGGTACCTCGTCGTCGGAGTCCGCGCTTCCGCGCCTCATCGCGAAGATGGAGCACATCGGCGTCTCTAAGCCGGTCGTCGGCATCACCGTGCCGACGGGGTACTCGTTCAACCTCGACGGAACCGCGATCTACCTGACCATGGCGTCGCTCTTCATCGCCACAGGAATGGGACAGCCGATGTCGATCGGTGAGCAGATCGGACTCCTGGTGTTCATGATCATCGCCAGCAAGGGAGCCGCCGGTGTCACCGGTGCGGGGCTCGCGACGCTCGCCGGTGGTCTGCAGGCCTACCGTCCCGATCTGGTCGACGGCGTCGGCGTGATCGTGGGCATCGACCGTTTCATGTCCGAGGGGCGCGCGCTCACCAACTTCACCGGCAACGCGGTCGCCACCCTCCTGATCGGCACGTGGACTCGTCAGATCGATCGCGACCGCGTGCAGCAGGTGCTCAGCGGTGCGCTGCCCTTCGAGGAGTCGCAGCTCGACGGCGTGGACGAGCACGGGATGGCCGACGAGCGGGATGCCGTCGACGTCCAGGGCCTCAAAGAGTCCGCCCTCGACGAGATGGCGGCGAAGGAGGAGCGGGCTCGGCTTCGCGCCACGCGGAACTGA
- a CDS encoding DUF5302 domain-containing protein, with product MSTEEGASSSEEMKRKFKEALEKKNAHHRQGEAHLDGDSAVHGAPAPQTRREFRRKSG from the coding sequence ATGAGCACCGAAGAAGGCGCCTCCTCCAGCGAGGAGATGAAGCGCAAGTTCAAGGAAGCGCTCGAGAAGAAGAACGCGCACCACCGGCAGGGCGAGGCCCACCTGGACGGCGACTCCGCTGTCCACGGCGCGCCGGCCCCGCAGACGCGGCGCGAGTTCCGACGCAAGAGCGGTTGA
- a CDS encoding DedA family protein, which produces MSDLLTGPWALAIMSLLVLGDAFFVVVPGEIAVTALGAVSSSSGVPPLWAVIVCAGVAAAAGDGACYLIGRTVGTERWRWMRTPRVRQALAWARRRLDGGTATVLFTARFVPFARLAINLVAGASRIHPGRYLCLVTVAAFGWATYQASVGAVVAALVPGGPVVAVGVSVAVALGLGAVIDLASRRARR; this is translated from the coding sequence GTGTCCGATCTGCTCACCGGTCCCTGGGCCCTCGCCATCATGAGCCTCCTCGTACTCGGTGACGCGTTCTTCGTCGTCGTGCCGGGCGAGATCGCCGTCACCGCGCTCGGCGCCGTCTCCTCGTCGTCGGGTGTGCCTCCCCTGTGGGCGGTGATCGTCTGCGCGGGAGTCGCAGCCGCGGCAGGCGACGGCGCCTGCTATCTGATCGGTCGCACGGTCGGGACGGAACGCTGGCGGTGGATGCGGACGCCTCGCGTTCGTCAGGCTCTCGCCTGGGCGCGACGCCGACTCGACGGCGGAACGGCCACGGTGCTGTTCACGGCCCGCTTCGTTCCTTTCGCGCGTCTGGCCATCAACCTCGTCGCCGGCGCGTCGCGCATACATCCCGGTCGGTATCTGTGTCTGGTGACCGTGGCGGCGTTCGGGTGGGCGACGTATCAGGCATCCGTGGGCGCCGTCGTCGCCGCTCTCGTTCCCGGTGGCCCGGTGGTGGCCGTCGGGGTGTCCGTGGCGGTCGCACTCGGTCTCGGTGCGGTGATCGATCTCGCCTCCCGCAGAGCACGGCGGTAA